One part of the Candidatus Afararchaeum irisae genome encodes these proteins:
- a CDS encoding 30S ribosomal protein S17e has product MPIKPAYIKKTGRELLDRYPEVFTADFETNKEKVEELTNVESKDVRNRIAGYITKHV; this is encoded by the coding sequence ATGCCGATAAAGCCAGCCTATATCAAGAAAACCGGAAGAGAACTCCTCGACAGGTATCCCGAGGTGTTCACAGCCGACTTCGAGACGAACAAGGAGAAGGTAGAGGAACTCACGAACGTCGAGTCGAAGGACGTCCGTAACAGGATAGCGGGCTACATAACCAAGCACGTCTGA
- the speB gene encoding agmatinase, which translates to MTFADADDEYDESEFVIAGVPLEATVSFRRGTAFGPRRIREASYGFEPYLPRHGVGLDEIGVHDYGDLDVWNSPEEVVGFSADVIEGFVNDGKTPVLIGGEHTVSLAGVRATQPDVFVSIDAHLDLKDEFEGSRYSHACVTRRTLEEGIDAVVVGARAGSRQEYRRADADDVTVVTADGFSVESVEEALEGYDRPYISVDLDAVDPGYAPGVGTPEPYGLEPREVRDVVEHVASDAVGFDVVEACPSHGSGEASLLGAKLLRGFVGASV; encoded by the coding sequence ATGACATTCGCCGACGCCGACGACGAGTACGACGAGTCGGAGTTCGTAATAGCGGGGGTTCCACTCGAAGCCACGGTCTCGTTCAGACGCGGGACTGCTTTCGGTCCCCGGAGGATACGTGAGGCGTCTTACGGATTCGAGCCCTATCTCCCGAGACACGGTGTGGGTCTGGACGAGATCGGCGTGCACGACTACGGCGACTTGGATGTCTGGAACTCGCCCGAGGAGGTCGTCGGCTTCTCGGCGGACGTCATCGAGGGCTTTGTCAACGACGGAAAGACTCCTGTTCTTATCGGGGGCGAACACACAGTATCTCTCGCGGGAGTGAGGGCTACTCAGCCCGACGTCTTCGTCTCGATAGATGCGCATCTCGACCTCAAGGACGAGTTCGAGGGGAGCCGTTACAGCCACGCGTGTGTGACACGGAGGACGTTGGAGGAGGGAATAGACGCCGTCGTGGTCGGAGCGAGGGCAGGTTCGAGACAGGAGTACAGACGTGCCGACGCCGATGACGTCACAGTAGTTACCGCGGACGGATTCAGCGTCGAGTCGGTCGAGGAGGCTCTCGAAGGCTACGACAGACCCTACATCTCTGTCGATCTCGACGCTGTCGACCCGGGTTACGCGCCCGGAGTCGGAACACCCGAGCCCTACGGTCTCGAACCCCGAGAGGTGAGAGACGTTGTCGAGCACGTCGCGTCTGACGCCGTGGGGTTCGACGTCGTCGAGGCGTGTCCCTCACACGGCTCCGGAGAGGCGTCTCTTCTCGGTGCTAAGCTTCTCCGCGGCTTCGTGGGAGCGTCTGTATAG
- a CDS encoding translation initiation factor IF-5A, translated as MTTEQREVRDLQEGGYVMIDDEPCVINSISTSKPGKHGSAKARVQGRGVFDDQKREFVQPVDAKIRVPIIERKEGQVVSRTSEDIVQVMDLDSYDTIDMKIPEEMEVEDGDTITFLEGMGQRRVVEN; from the coding sequence ATGACAACTGAACAGAGAGAGGTCAGAGATCTCCAGGAGGGCGGCTATGTCATGATCGACGACGAGCCGTGTGTCATAAACAGCATCTCGACGTCTAAGCCCGGAAAGCACGGTAGTGCGAAGGCGCGCGTCCAGGGACGTGGCGTCTTCGACGACCAGAAGAGGGAGTTCGTCCAGCCCGTCGACGCGAAGATCCGTGTACCCATAATAGAGAGAAAGGAGGGACAGGTCGTTTCGAGGACAAGCGAGGACATCGTACAGGTCATGGATCTCGACTCGTACGACACGATAGACATGAAGATTCCCGAGGAGATGGAAGTCGAAGACGGTGATACCATAACCTTCCTCGAAGGGATGGGTCAGAGACGTGTAGTCGAGAACTAG
- a CDS encoding diadenylate cyclase domain-containing protein, whose product MDLDEFVGDLVSDISAVLVFTPAKIDVEQETDVDVVKVGDDGDVELPLDFDRLEDRLRFGIGGCLEEGHVDEGDYVVCVDGVFGTTDTVTRVEATESMQTGLYGLFMNSKPDPSVIRDVIDLAVELGKKGQKGEPVGALFVIGDAGKVMSKSRPLSYNPFEKSHVHVGDPIVDVMLKEFSRLDGAFVISDSGKIVSAYRYLEADAEGIDIPKGLGTRHMAAASVTRDTNAISVVLSESDRLVRVFKGGDLVLELDPEEY is encoded by the coding sequence ATGGATCTCGATGAGTTCGTCGGAGACCTGGTCTCGGACATCTCTGCTGTCTTAGTCTTCACGCCCGCGAAGATAGACGTCGAACAGGAGACAGACGTCGACGTCGTGAAGGTGGGCGACGACGGAGACGTCGAGCTTCCACTCGACTTCGACAGGCTCGAAGACAGACTGAGGTTCGGGATAGGAGGCTGTCTCGAGGAGGGACACGTCGATGAGGGCGACTACGTCGTCTGTGTCGACGGAGTCTTCGGAACCACTGATACGGTCACACGCGTCGAGGCTACTGAGTCGATGCAGACGGGTCTCTACGGTCTCTTCATGAACTCGAAGCCCGACCCGAGCGTCATAAGAGACGTCATAGATCTCGCAGTAGAGCTCGGAAAGAAGGGTCAGAAGGGAGAGCCAGTGGGCGCGCTCTTCGTGATAGGCGACGCGGGTAAGGTTATGTCAAAGTCACGTCCTCTGTCGTACAACCCGTTCGAGAAGTCACACGTACACGTCGGCGATCCCATAGTCGACGTGATGCTCAAGGAGTTCTCACGTCTCGACGGTGCCTTCGTGATCTCCGACTCGGGTAAGATCGTGAGTGCCTACCGTTACCTCGAAGCCGACGCCGAGGGGATAGATATACCGAAGGGTCTCGGGACACGCCACATGGCGGCGGCTTCCGTAACACGTGACACCAACGCCATCTCGGTTGTCCTCAGCGAGAGCGACAGGTTAGTAAGAGTCTTCAAGGGAGGCGACCTGGTTCTCGAATTAGACCCTGAGGAGTACTGA
- a CDS encoding mechanosensitive ion channel: MSPAPIQIVSDEMLRLLEIRAVDAAVVVVISLILGYTVERLLLRIGCRFGVDDFAEGTSFERSMQSLGMGTVEVIARSVAWFIYLGGVVTAIEILQLQGLLTDVLLPISVLIPRLFVAVLILVVGAVVGDKAETLVTEKLEDVKLPEVSFIPSYVKYTVFFVASLMALSQIGVSTTALYILLASYLFGVILFVAVATRSLLRSAASGIYLLLTQPYQIGDTVHVGEVEGVVQEIDTFTTRIDDGGNEYVIPNYKVFEEGVAREVD; this comes from the coding sequence ATGTCACCCGCACCTATCCAGATAGTCTCCGACGAGATGCTCAGACTCCTCGAGATCAGAGCCGTCGACGCCGCCGTAGTCGTAGTTATAAGCTTGATTCTCGGATACACCGTCGAACGTCTCCTTCTACGTATCGGATGTAGGTTCGGAGTCGACGACTTCGCAGAGGGAACCTCGTTCGAGAGAAGCATGCAGTCGTTAGGGATGGGAACCGTTGAGGTCATAGCTAGGTCGGTCGCGTGGTTCATCTACTTAGGAGGCGTCGTAACAGCGATAGAGATACTACAGCTTCAGGGTCTTCTCACCGACGTCCTCCTCCCCATCTCGGTTCTGATACCACGTCTCTTCGTCGCTGTTCTGATACTCGTCGTCGGCGCGGTAGTCGGCGACAAGGCGGAGACACTCGTCACAGAGAAGCTAGAAGACGTCAAGCTTCCCGAGGTCTCCTTCATACCGTCGTACGTCAAGTACACCGTCTTCTTCGTCGCGTCTCTTATGGCTCTGAGTCAGATAGGCGTCTCGACGACTGCACTCTACATACTCCTCGCGTCTTACCTCTTCGGCGTGATACTCTTCGTCGCTGTCGCGACCCGTTCACTTCTCAGGTCGGCGGCGAGCGGTATCTACCTCCTACTCACACAGCCCTACCAGATAGGTGACACAGTACACGTCGGCGAGGTCGAGGGCGTCGTACAGGAGATAGACACATTCACGACACGTATAGACGACGGAGGAAACGAGTACGTGATCCCCAACTACAAGGTCTTCGAGGAAGGAGTAGCGCGCGAGGTGGACTGA
- a CDS encoding metalloregulator ArsR/SmtB family transcription factor, with product MESEPQHERLSRYIESCRDDVCDADVGERLEELERLSESAEDRTDPDDLNALSTLGNPTRHRILRLLDESDGDLCVCEIEPVVDVSQSGVSHALSDLTDAGLVERRREGRWRFYTATRLGESLLGALDSEAER from the coding sequence ATGGAGTCAGAGCCCCAACACGAACGTCTGAGCCGTTATATCGAGTCGTGTCGTGACGACGTCTGTGACGCCGATGTCGGAGAGAGACTCGAAGAGCTTGAGAGACTCTCTGAGTCTGCCGAGGACAGAACCGATCCCGACGACCTAAATGCACTCTCGACACTCGGAAACCCGACGCGTCACCGTATACTCCGTCTCCTAGACGAGTCGGACGGCGACCTCTGTGTCTGTGAGATTGAGCCCGTAGTCGACGTGAGTCAGAGCGGTGTGAGCCACGCACTCTCGGATCTCACAGACGCGGGTCTCGTCGAGAGAAGACGTGAGGGAAGATGGCGTTTCTACACAGCCACCCGGCTTGGGGAGTCGCTTCTCGGAGCCCTTGACAGTGAGGCTGAGAGATGA
- the arsB gene encoding ACR3 family arsenite efflux transporter, translated as MSDSLNILDRYLTLWIGLAMVAGVGIGRLFPGVADLLNAVTWHGTSLPIAIGLFVMIYPIMAEIEYGRVPLVTRKSRREIGLTLTFNWLIAPFVMYGLATYFLSGYPDFATGLIIVGIAPCIAMVLVWNDLASGNQEMCAVCVGVNSLLQILLFVPYAFLFLRFLHDTAVDVTVSLIAQTVFVFLGLPLTLGYLTQKVAFRRIGRRAYYEKVVPRISPLGLLGLLFTVVVMFALKGEYIVRHPGEIGLIALPLLIFFVGIWGIAYLVSAALDFDYTESVSVAFTASSNNFELAIAVAVAVFGIGSNVALATVVGPLIEVPVMLGLVRVALATKDRLFDDDETGVISVVG; from the coding sequence ATGAGCGACAGCCTAAACATACTCGACCGTTACCTGACCCTCTGGATAGGTCTCGCTATGGTAGCCGGGGTCGGAATAGGACGTCTCTTCCCGGGGGTCGCCGACCTCCTAAACGCCGTGACGTGGCACGGCACGAGCCTTCCGATAGCCATCGGTCTCTTCGTGATGATCTATCCCATAATGGCGGAGATAGAGTACGGACGAGTACCTCTCGTGACGCGTAAGTCGAGACGTGAGATAGGTCTGACACTCACGTTCAACTGGCTGATAGCTCCTTTCGTCATGTACGGTCTCGCCACCTACTTCCTCTCGGGATATCCCGACTTCGCCACGGGTCTCATAATAGTCGGAATAGCACCGTGTATAGCGATGGTTCTCGTCTGGAACGACCTAGCCTCTGGAAACCAGGAGATGTGTGCGGTCTGTGTGGGTGTCAACAGCCTTCTCCAGATACTTCTGTTCGTGCCCTATGCCTTCCTCTTCCTCAGGTTTCTCCACGACACCGCCGTCGACGTAACCGTCTCACTCATAGCCCAGACGGTGTTCGTCTTTCTCGGACTTCCGCTCACCCTCGGATACCTCACACAGAAAGTCGCTTTCCGAAGGATCGGCAGACGTGCCTACTACGAGAAGGTGGTTCCACGTATCAGCCCCCTCGGTCTCCTCGGGCTTCTCTTCACGGTAGTAGTCATGTTCGCACTCAAGGGCGAGTACATAGTCAGACATCCGGGTGAGATAGGTCTGATAGCTCTACCCCTCCTGATATTCTTCGTCGGAATCTGGGGCATCGCATACCTCGTGAGTGCCGCACTCGACTTCGACTACACCGAGAGTGTGAGTGTCGCCTTCACGGCGTCTTCGAACAACTTCGAGCTAGCGATAGCGGTTGCGGTCGCAGTATTCGGAATAGGATCGAACGTCGCCCTCGCGACGGTCGTAGGACCCCTGATCGAGGTTCCCGTGATGCTGGGTCTCGTCCGTGTCGCTCTCGCGACGAAAGACCGTCTCTTCGACGACGACGAAACCGGGGTGATCAGCGTTGTCGGATAA